The following nucleotide sequence is from Tardiphaga alba.
CCTCGTGGATTATGTAGCTCGCCAACTTGGTCTCGGCATCAATGCAGGTGCTGGCTTTTGGGTGCTGTTCGGATGCGGCGCAGTCATCGGTCCGCTCGTGACCGGCCGCGTCGCGGACAAGATCGGTTTCGGGCGCGCGCTGACATTCAGCTATGCTCTGCTGGCGCTGGCTATCGTCGCTCTACCGCTCGGCACGCACATGCCGGCACTGCCGATCATTTCGAGTGTTGTCGTCGGCGGCTTCACGCCGGGTATCGTGCCGCTCGCCCTTGGCCGCGTGCATGAACTCGTGCCCGGCGATCCCGCCCGGCAGCGCGCCATCTGGGGCCGCGCCGTGACCTGCTTTGCAGGCGGGCAGGCTGCCGGCGCCTACGGTCTGTCGATACTGCTCGCCCATGGCGTCGTGAGCTACGCGACGCTGTTTGTTTTGGCCGCCGCTGCTGCCGTACTTGCGCTGGCGCTCAATCTCATGACTGCACTAACTGTTCGAGAGTGAGGTTCGATTCCGCTAGGGAGCGCCATGCGTATGGCGTTGCGCCGCCTCGCGATCTCGGTTTCGAGATCGCGGATATCAGCGAATTGCTGGCCCTGAGCGAGGGGCCGGATCAGTCCTGCAGGAAGGTTGACGAGATCACCCGTCGGCATCTCACACAGGTCGATCGCCGGATTTCCCAGCTCACTGCGTTGCGCGGCGAGCTTGTGCGTATGGTGGACGAGTGCAGCCACGGCCGCGTCGGTGATTGCAGGGTGATTGAGACGCTGTCGGGCTGATCAGCTGCGCTGTCATTCTCTCGGTCCTGTCGAAATGTTTTCGAGAGCTCTGGTCGGATCCATTCTGTCCGGGAAGGTCTTCGCGCAGGCCTACTGCGCGACGGCCACCCATTGGTCGATGGCCTGTGCCGCATGCGAGACCTCGATGGGAGAGGACCTGAAATTGCTGTGGCCCAGCCGGATCACCAGCGCATAAATCGCTTCCAGTGCAGCCTCTTCGGCATTCGTGACTGGCGGCGAGGTCCCTCCCGTCGCGCGCTCGGTTGCAAGGCTGTTGCAGAGATGCGTCGCCTCGACGTCGGAATGTCGTGAAGCCATTTTCAGGATCGAGCTGCAATATCGTGCTTTGAGCAGGCTGATATGATCACTCATATCGGCATCACTTCGCCTTGCAGTGACAGTCGAGCTTCGCCGCTTCGAGATCCTCGATCAAAATCTTGATGCTTTGACGCGCCAGATTGTCGGCTGGCCCGAGAGCAAATGATCGATAATGCTCGATCCTGAGATCGATTTCGTCGCACTTCTTGCACATGGGACATCCCGATTCAGTCAGCCGGGACCATTTTCGATCTCATCACCGAAGGCCGAGTGCGGTGCGGTGGTGAATGTTAAATCGGCAGCTGATGGAAAGGTTCAGATAAACTTTGCGAAATATTGCAGACGCCTCGGAAATATAAGGCTGGCTATTGGCCCGGGAAGCGCGCATGGTGAGACACCGCTGAACGGCTCCAGGTTTCTATCAGCGATGAGAGCGCCTGAATGCGCTCCCGCCATCCTCTAGCAGGAGCGGTTCACGATGAGACGCAATCCTTTTTCCGAGCGTAACTCCGAAGACATCGTCGCTGATCTCACGCGCGAGGCCGTGACGAGGGCAATGAGAATGCCGGCGGGCGTCGAGCGGGATCGTCTGCTCAGAATCGCCGGCCACGATGACATCCAGGCGAATATCGCCGCCTGGGCCTATTCATCTGGCCTGCAAAAGCCGGTTTGATGGTTGTTTCGCTTCGCCGGACGCATCGACAAACGAACACCCAGCACCGCCGCGCGAGCACATTGGCTTCCGCACAGCTCGATACCATGGCTGACAAAGGCGCTACGACTGCCGATGTCGAACATCGCAAGCAGCGCCTGTTGCGTGGACCGGAAGAGTTTCGGGACAGCAGGTCGGATCATCACTACACAAGGCCTTTCGCGCGGATACCCGCCGAGCGAAGGCTGGTTGACGCCGCGGAGGGAATGGCGGCCTATCGCGAGAGGGAGGCTGTTGCTCTGGCCAATCTGCAGCGCCTCAGGGCGGAGCGTCTTGCCCGAGATCTTGCGCGTGAGCAGGACCTATCGCTCGCAACGGAAACACGGCCTGACAGAAAGAAACGCGGCAACGAGCCTTAGAAAGATCGCATTTGCAGGGCACATACGTCCCATCGACGTTGCATGCGATGCTTTGAACGCTTGGTGTCCTTGGATGACACCGCTGACGAACCTCCTCTTCAAATTCGATCTGAACCGCTTCCGACAGATTTGGAAGTCGATGCCCTATGACCGATTGAAAGGAATCGTCATGCCCACAGGTACCGTAAAATTCTTCGACGCCAATAAAGGCTTTGGCTTCATCGCGCCGGAAGGCGCCAGCCAGGATGTGTTCGTGCACATCTCGGCTGTGGAGCGCGCCGGCCTGCACTCCCTCACCGAGGGACAGAAGGTGAGCTTCGAAGTCGTGAAGGATAAACGCAGCGGCAAGAACGCTGCCGACAATCTTCAGGCTCTCTGATGCGATGACATCCTTGTCACGTCCACGGATGTACTGGACGTGACTTGGACCATGAAAAAGGGCCGCGCATCTGCGCCGGCCCTTTTTTGTTGCCTGGCACATCGCGCCTTGGCGACGGCGACGGGAATGCCTGTCTACCCATCCGCTCTCGCGCGGACTAGACTCAGTAGTCCCAGGAGATCGGCACCCAGCGGAAAGCGTCGCCGTCGATGGCTACGCGACCGGCCGAGGGGAAGGGCAGGTGAGTCGCGACCAGCAGTTCGCCGGTGGCGGCCAGTTCCCGCAGCATGCGGGTCCGTACCCGCGCAGCTTCTTCCGGATCGTGCTCGAAGCCGTTGTGCCAGTCGGGCTGGTCGAAGCCCACGGTGAACACAGCGTCGCCGGCAAAGGTCAGCGCGTCACCGCCGGAGGCGAGACGGACGACGCTATGCCCAGGCGTATGGCCACCGGTACGACGGACGATGACGCCTGGCGCAAGTTCGTACGCGTCTACAAATGTCCGGAAATAGTTTCCGTATTCTGCCATGAACCGTTTGGCCGTCGCCCGCAGCGCGTCCGGGAATCCGTCCGGCATTCTGGTATGTGTGAAATCGGGCGCTTTCCAGAATTCGACCTCGGCCGCAGCCACGTGGATACGCAGGTCCGCACGCATCTTCTCTTTCACGCCTTCGACGAGCAATCCGCCGATATGGTCCATGTGAAGATGGGTGAGCACGATATCGGTGACGCAGCCGAGGTCGATATCGGCCGCGGCTAGACGCTGGATCAACTGTCCGGCCCGCGGCAAGTGCAGGTCGGGATCGAGCCCGAGCCCGGCATCGACGAGGATGATCTGGTCGCCACTGCGCACCACCACCACGTTCAGCGGCCAGTCGGACGCGTCCGGCGGCAGGAACATGTCGTGCATCCAGGCGGCGCGAGCGGCGGGATCGGCATTGTGGCCGAGCATGGTGTTGGGAAGCGGCAGTACGCCGTCGCTGACGACCAGCACGTCGATGTCGCCGATCTTCACCGCATAGCGTGATGGTACCAGCTCGTCGCGCCCCGACCTGATCGGGGCTGGGATCGTATCAAAGCTCATGGGTTTCTCCTTGGCGATCTGCCGGGTGGATTCAATAGTCTGTGTCATCTGTGAGTTCTCCTTGGTAGGTCGACAGGTTTAGGGGACGTCAGAGGTCGGTCACGCGTTCTGGATCGGCGGAGGCAAGCGCTGCGGCGCGCTCGGCTTTCGGCGGATAGATCCAGACGGTGTTGATCTCCTGCTTGGTCTTCTTGGCGACATCGCCGATCATCTCGACGTTGCGATCCCAGCCGCGCGTGAACAGCGCACCGGCTTCGCCGAGATCGAGGCAGGTGACATAGGCCTTCTGGTGATACGGCCGGCTCGGCACGCCCAGGAGTTCGGCGGCGGCGTTGTTACCGGCAAAGGCGCCCATGCGTGTCGCGTGCTGGCACGACATCAGCGCGTAGTTGCCGATGTCGTCGCAGGCGGCGCGGGCGGCATCGCCCGTTGCAAACACGCCAGGCACCGAAGGCACGCGCAAATCGCGGCTGACCAGCAGACGGCCGAAATTATCGCGTTCGGCTGGGATCTGCGTCGTCAGTGGCGCGGCGCGAATGCCGGCCGCCCAGATCACCGTCGCTGCTTCGATATGCTCGCCGTCGGACAGCGTGATGCCGGATGCGTCCAGTGAAGCCACGCCGGCACCGAGTCTGGTTTCCACGCCGAGCTTGCGCAGTGCCTCCTCGATGATCGGACGCGGACCATCGCCCATGTCGGGTGCGATGGCGCTGTTGCGATCGACGATGATGATGCGTAGCTTGGCGTCATTGCCGAGGATCGCGCGAAGTCGCGTCGGAATTTCAGTTGCCGCTTCGATGCCGGTGAAGCCGCCGCCGGCGACCACGACCGTATTGCGTGTGATCGAATCCGGTCGGCGGGCGAGATCGTGCAGATGCTTGTCGAGTGCGATGGCATCGTCGAGACTGTCGACGCTGAAGCCGTGTTCTGCGAGGCCCGGAATATTGGGGCGAAACAGCCGGCTGCCGGTCGCGATGACGAGGCGATCGTATGACAGTGACGTTGGCGTCTTGTCGTTTGCGGCGATCTTGACCATGCGCGCTGCGGTGTCGATCGTCTCGGCACTGCCTTGCACATAGGTCACATCGATAGCCTTGAGCACGTCGAGCAGCGGTGCCGTCAGCGTCTCGGGCTTCGGCTCATAGAGCCGCGGGCGCACCACCAGCGTCGGCTCCGGTGCGACCAGCGCGATTTCGAGCTCGTCAGGCGATACGCCCTTGATGTCGCGCAGGCGTGCAGCAGAGAGTGCGGTATACATGCCGGCGAAGCCGGCGCCGATGATAACAATTCGCATGGGACGTTCTCCTTGGGGTGGGTTGCTCGGTTGCACGCGCGTCATCACCGCCGCGGTCTAGCTGCGGCCCATGTGGTGCGATCGGTGACGATGCGGAGAGGGGACGTGATGAAAGCGAGGCTTATGGCGGCAAGCAGTCCAGCACCGCTGCCAGTTGCAGCGGACGGTCACATCCGTTGCGGCAGATGCGCGAGATCGGCGGCCGATCGCGGAATGTGTAGTTGCGGTCCTTCACCATGATGTAAAATGGCGCGCTGCTTTTATGTATGGGCGGCGCCGGCGGAGGTGCGTCCTGTCCGGCCGAGGTCGTCAAGCGAATGGTGAGCGTTAATCCGTAGATGAGGGCGCTCGCAACGATCCTTCGCGATAGAATGGCGAATGGATCACCGAGGATCTTCCAGGCCATTGCTCGTCTCCCTCTGTTGCTGCGTCAGCATGGAGACGGTTTAGCGGTCCTGATCTGCGGCTGCGCCAGAGCGATTGCTGCCGCTGTAGAGCGATTGCGGTTAGAGCATGATCCCGAAAAGTGGATTCCGGTTTTCGGACAAGATCATGCTCTTACAAATACAAAACTATCGCGTGCGTTGTCGCCAATCGCTTGGGCTTTGTCCGGTGAGCTTCCTGAAGGCGGCTGCGAAAGCGGTCTGCGAGGCATAGCCAAGCGCTGCCGCCACCGACGCGATCGTGAGGTCCGTATAGCGCAGCATGGTCATCGCCTGATCGAGCCGATGTTGCCGCAGCCACGCATGGGGCGACAATCCCGTGCTTTCCTTGAAGGCGCGGCCGAAGTGAAAGCGCGACAGGCCAGCCTCTGCAGCAAGCGCAGATAGCGAGATGTCGGCATCACTGTCCGAGCGCAAACGCTCGATGGCGCGCGTCAGCGTCTTCGGTGCCAGCCCGCCCATCACCGGTTGATGCGGTGCCGGTGAACCTGCATGCGCAGCAAGGAGGCGTGTGGCCAGCAGATCTGTCAGTTGCTGCCTGAACAGTGCATCGAGCGCCGCATTGCCTTCCAGCACGTCGGCGGCGCTGAGCAGGAGGCGTGAGGTGATCGGGTCGGGATGCGCCGTGCGTTCGATAATGTTGGCGGGTGCGCTCGCGTCGGCTTCGTCCGCAATCCGTTTCAGCGTTCGCTCCGGGAGACTCAGAAGAACGAATTCGACAGAGCCGGAAATATCCCATCGCGCGCTTGATCCGGCGGGAATGATCGTGACCGCGCCTGAACGTGCGGTTCCGATCGCAATCGACTGGCCGGAGCGCCGCTCCAGACGCTGCATCGATCCGCTATGCGCCATGATAACATGATCGGCCATGGCGCCGACCACGTCGTGCAAGGAGCCGTGTTTCCAGTGGGCGATGGTGCCGTCGGCCCCGCTTGCAGCCACGCGCAGCGGCGCTGTCTTCGACACCCGTGCCAGCTCTTCGCCTGCAGGGCGTCGCCCGGTCTGTGGCGCGTCGTCGGTCATATCGGATGCGCCTTTCGGAACCTGCAAGGACGTACAAGGCTTGCCCATGACGTTTCCTTCGATTGGTGGTGGTCGTCGCTCCTGTGAGCGCGCTCAGCATGCGCGCGTGCCGGCCGCAAAGCCTTGGAGGGCTCTTGCGGCGGGGTTGGATTTCCCTTGGCTTCCGGTGCAATCGGGGCGTGAATGTGCGGTTTCTGCTCGGGAGGCGCAGTGCCGACTTACGCACACACCACCGCCAACATCTTGCGCCGACTGATAAAAAATCATCGCGCACAATTCGGTGGATGACGCGGCGAGGGGCCACCGGTGATTGCTCCGGCTCCCCGGACATGCTTTATGACGGTTTCGTGACAATGGGCCGCCCGGCGGCTCCGTCACGTTGTCTGTCCTGTTGCCTGGGTGCCCCGCATGATGCGCTTGTTCCGATCCTTTCTGCCGCGGGAGGAGCGGTTTTTCGACCTGTTCGCCCAGCATTCGCGTGCAGTGAGCGAGGGCGCAAAGGCGCTGGCGGGGATGCTGGAAGGCGGCGAGGAAACGCCGGTCTATTGCCAGCGCGTCAACCAGTTCGAGAACGACGCCGACAACATCACGCGTGAAGTGCTGACCGCCGTCCGCCGCTCGTTCATCACCCCGTTCGACCGCATCGACATCAAGAACCTGATCGGCGCGATGGATGATTCCATCGACCAGATGCAGCAGACCGCCAAGGCCGTGATGCTGTTCGAGGTGCGCCAGTTCGAGCCGCCGATGCGCGAGATCGGCACGATCCTGGTGCAATGCGCCGACCTGATCGGCCAGGCCGTGCCGCTGATGGACAAGATCGGCGACAATGTCGGTCTGCTCACCGCGCTCACCGAGGAGATAGGCAAGCTCGAAGGGCGCGTCGATGACCTGCATGACATCGGGCTGAAGGAGCTGTTTCTTAAGCATCGCGACGCCAACACGATGGACTTCGTGGTCGGTGCCGAAATCTACAAGCATCTCGAAAAGATCGCGGATCGCTTTGACGACGTTGCGAACGAGATCAGCAGCATCGTCATCGAGCAAGTGTAAGGGCAGGGCCAGTGGACGCCTCGCTCGCTCTCCCCGTGCTGGTCGGCCTGATCGCCGTCGCACTGCTGTTCGATTTCCTCAACGGGTTGCACGATGCCGCGAATTCCATCGCGACCATCGTTTCGACCCGCGTGCTCCGCCCACAATATGCGGTGTTCTGGGCGGCGTTCTTCAATTTCATCGCCTTCATGGTGTTCGGCCTGCATGTGGCCAACACCATCGGCACCGGGATCATCGATCCCTCAATCATCGATCCCGCAGTGATCTTTGCGGCGCTGATGGGCGCCATCGTGTGGAATCTGATCACCTGGGCGCTCGGCATTCCCTCGTCGTCGTCGCATGCGCTGATCGGCGGTTTGCTCGGGGCAGGTCTTGCGAAAGCCGGGCTCTCTGCCGCTGTGTGGAGCGGGCTGCTCAAGGCGCTGCTGGCCATCGTGCTGTCACCGCTGGTGGGCTTCCTGCTGGCGCTGGTGCTGGTGGCGATCGTGTCCTGGGCCTCGGTGCGCTCTACGCCCTTTGCCGTCGATCGTGCCTTCCGCGTGCTGCAATTCGTCTCGGCCTCGCTCTATTCGCTCGGCCATGGTGGCAATGACGCGCAGAAGACCATGGGCATCATCGCTGTGCTGCTTTATTCGCAGGGCTATCTCGGCAGCGAATTCTCGGTGCCGTTCTGGGTGGTGATCTCGTGCCAGGCCGCGATGGCGCTGGGCACACTGATGGGCGGCTGGCGCATCGTCCGCACCATGGGCCTGCGCATCACCAAGCTGACCCCGATGCAGGGTTTTTGCGCCGAGACCGGCGGTGCGGCGACCCTGTTCGCGGCGACCTTCATGGGCGTGCCGGTGTCCACCACCCACACCATCACCGGCTCCATCGTCGGCGTCGGCGCGGCGCGGCGTGTTTCAGCGGTGCGCTGGAACGTGGCGAGCTCGATCGTCTATGCCTGGGTGATCACGATTCCGGCGGCTGCGATCGTCGCGGCCGTGACATGGTGGGCGGTGAAGCTGCTGCATCTGAGCTTTATCTGACAAACACTCCCAACCCGTCATCCTGAGGTGCTCGCCTTCTTAGGCGAGCCTCGAAGGATGCGGCCACGAACTCCGACGCGTGCGGCCATCCTTCGAGGCTCGCAAACGCTCGCACCTCAGGATGACGGCGGAGTGGAGAGCTCCCTTCAGCTGACCAGCTTGAGCCCGGCAATCCCGGCCACGATCAGGCCGATACAGGCGATCCGCGCCACCGTGGCGGGGTCGCCGAACAGGTAGATCCCCAGCGCCGCGGTGCCGACCGCACCGATGCCGGTCCAGACCGCATAGGCGGTTCCCATCGGCAGTTCCTTCAGCGCCAGCGCCAGCATGCCCACCGACGCCGCCATGCTGGTCAGCGTCAGCACGGATGGCACGAGCTTGGTAAAACCCTCGGTATATTTGAGACCCACGGCCCAGCCGACCTCGAGCAGGCCGGCAACGAACAGAATGAACCAGGCCATGGAAGGGCCTCCCTGTGAACAGGCAGGGCCGTCCCTGCAGTGAATGAAAATTTGGAGGTCGTCCTCGCGGGCTTTATATGGGGTCCTGATGCGCCCGCCGCAACGCGGCCGAAGGTCGCCGCATCCCGCCAAAAACCCTTGAAATCGCTCCCTTTCCCTGCCACAGCCTCGCCATGTCCGACACCGCCGCCATTTCCAATTCCGCCGCGTCTCCGCTCGCCCTCGAAGTGGCGCGCCGCCGCACCTTTGCGATCATCTCGCATCCTGACGCCGGCAAGACCACGCTGACGGAAAAGCTGCTGCTGTTCGGCGGCGCCATCAATCTCGCCGGCCAGGTCAAGGCCAAGGGCGAGCGCCGCAACACGCGCTCCGACTGGATGAAGATCGAGCGCGACCGCGGCATCTCCGTCGTCACCTCGGTGATGACCTTCGAATTCCAGGGCCATGTCTTCAACCTGCTGGACACGCCCGGCCACGAAGACTTCTCGGAAGACACGTACA
It contains:
- a CDS encoding MerR family DNA-binding protein, with product MRFDSARERHAYGVAPPRDLGFEIADISELLALSEGPDQSCRKVDEITRRHLTQVDRRISQLTALRGELVRMVDECSHGRVGDCRVIETLSG
- a CDS encoding cold-shock protein; this translates as MPTGTVKFFDANKGFGFIAPEGASQDVFVHISAVERAGLHSLTEGQKVSFEVVKDKRSGKNAADNLQAL
- a CDS encoding MBL fold metallo-hydrolase, whose amino-acid sequence is MTQTIESTRQIAKEKPMSFDTIPAPIRSGRDELVPSRYAVKIGDIDVLVVSDGVLPLPNTMLGHNADPAARAAWMHDMFLPPDASDWPLNVVVVRSGDQIILVDAGLGLDPDLHLPRAGQLIQRLAAADIDLGCVTDIVLTHLHMDHIGGLLVEGVKEKMRADLRIHVAAAEVEFWKAPDFTHTRMPDGFPDALRATAKRFMAEYGNYFRTFVDAYELAPGVIVRRTGGHTPGHSVVRLASGGDALTFAGDAVFTVGFDQPDWHNGFEHDPEEAARVRTRMLRELAATGELLVATHLPFPSAGRVAIDGDAFRWVPISWDY
- a CDS encoding NAD(P)/FAD-dependent oxidoreductase, with product MRIVIIGAGFAGMYTALSAARLRDIKGVSPDELEIALVAPEPTLVVRPRLYEPKPETLTAPLLDVLKAIDVTYVQGSAETIDTAARMVKIAANDKTPTSLSYDRLVIATGSRLFRPNIPGLAEHGFSVDSLDDAIALDKHLHDLARRPDSITRNTVVVAGGGFTGIEAATEIPTRLRAILGNDAKLRIIIVDRNSAIAPDMGDGPRPIIEEALRKLGVETRLGAGVASLDASGITLSDGEHIEAATVIWAAGIRAAPLTTQIPAERDNFGRLLVSRDLRVPSVPGVFATGDAARAACDDIGNYALMSCQHATRMGAFAGNNAAAELLGVPSRPYHQKAYVTCLDLGEAGALFTRGWDRNVEMIGDVAKKTKQEINTVWIYPPKAERAAALASADPERVTDL
- a CDS encoding helix-turn-helix transcriptional regulator yields the protein MTDDAPQTGRRPAGEELARVSKTAPLRVAASGADGTIAHWKHGSLHDVVGAMADHVIMAHSGSMQRLERRSGQSIAIGTARSGAVTIIPAGSSARWDISGSVEFVLLSLPERTLKRIADEADASAPANIIERTAHPDPITSRLLLSAADVLEGNAALDALFRQQLTDLLATRLLAAHAGSPAPHQPVMGGLAPKTLTRAIERLRSDSDADISLSALAAEAGLSRFHFGRAFKESTGLSPHAWLRQHRLDQAMTMLRYTDLTIASVAAALGYASQTAFAAAFRKLTGQSPSDWRQRTR
- a CDS encoding DUF47 domain-containing protein, which produces MMRLFRSFLPREERFFDLFAQHSRAVSEGAKALAGMLEGGEETPVYCQRVNQFENDADNITREVLTAVRRSFITPFDRIDIKNLIGAMDDSIDQMQQTAKAVMLFEVRQFEPPMREIGTILVQCADLIGQAVPLMDKIGDNVGLLTALTEEIGKLEGRVDDLHDIGLKELFLKHRDANTMDFVVGAEIYKHLEKIADRFDDVANEISSIVIEQV
- a CDS encoding inorganic phosphate transporter, yielding MDASLALPVLVGLIAVALLFDFLNGLHDAANSIATIVSTRVLRPQYAVFWAAFFNFIAFMVFGLHVANTIGTGIIDPSIIDPAVIFAALMGAIVWNLITWALGIPSSSSHALIGGLLGAGLAKAGLSAAVWSGLLKALLAIVLSPLVGFLLALVLVAIVSWASVRSTPFAVDRAFRVLQFVSASLYSLGHGGNDAQKTMGIIAVLLYSQGYLGSEFSVPFWVVISCQAAMALGTLMGGWRIVRTMGLRITKLTPMQGFCAETGGAATLFAATFMGVPVSTTHTITGSIVGVGAARRVSAVRWNVASSIVYAWVITIPAAAIVAAVTWWAVKLLHLSFI
- the sugE gene encoding quaternary ammonium compound efflux SMR transporter SugE, with amino-acid sequence MAWFILFVAGLLEVGWAVGLKYTEGFTKLVPSVLTLTSMAASVGMLALALKELPMGTAYAVWTGIGAVGTAALGIYLFGDPATVARIACIGLIVAGIAGLKLVS